The following are encoded in a window of Wolbachia endosymbiont (group B) of Hofmannophila pseudospretella genomic DNA:
- a CDS encoding Mur ligase family protein, whose amino-acid sequence MVRISYLEVQLNKYKNQSVAVFGLGKTGLSVINALTKSSAKIYAWDDNKEQIANAKKIYKECNYTHPNEYNWHEISTLILSPGVPIPTHWVVKLARSFDCKIKSDIELFLETKTTSQKVVGITGTNGKSTTTSLIGHILKSTGKKVAIGGNLGVPILDLERDAEIYVIEFSSFQLELINKINVDISVLLNITPDHIDRHGSMNNYIATKLKLINSSKIAVIGCDNKITADVFNKFTGNKIPISVTYSLVSFQRMTRKEKPLPTTQMIEGSARDLISLADNNLLDYSEQITGIDRNYLDPSVSYLDDKRSAEIQEISLKLENHNLSMSDMKVNLVSNVENIVAAHAVCKLLGVDSSTIVNEIKSFPGLRHRNEFLGKIHNVLFINDSKATNAESTEKAILSYKNIYWIVGGKSKKGGIESLSKHFTKIRKAFLIGESTEVFANIMENKIDYMKCYNLENAFKLAFEEAINSKEEVAILLSPACSSFDQWKNFEERGEAFCRMFENLRYNYM is encoded by the coding sequence ATGGTTCGCATAAGTTATCTAGAAGTGCAACTAAACAAATACAAAAATCAAAGTGTTGCGGTTTTCGGCCTTGGTAAAACTGGTTTGTCCGTTATTAATGCTCTAACAAAAAGCAGTGCAAAAATATATGCATGGGATGATAATAAAGAGCAAATAGCAAATGCAAAAAAGATATATAAAGAGTGTAACTATACTCATCCCAATGAGTATAATTGGCATGAGATAAGCACACTAATTTTGAGCCCTGGAGTGCCAATACCAACGCATTGGGTAGTAAAACTTGCAAGAAGCTTTGACTGCAAAATAAAATCAGACATTGAGCTATTTCTCGAAACTAAAACTACAAGCCAGAAGGTTGTAGGCATCACCGGAACAAATGGCAAATCAACCACCACGTCACTAATAGGGCACATATTAAAATCCACAGGGAAAAAAGTAGCTATTGGCGGGAATTTAGGTGTGCCTATTTTGGATTTAGAAAGAGATGCAGAAATTTATGTAATTGAATTCTCCTCTTTTCAATTGGAGCTAATAAATAAAATTAATGTAGACATTTCTGTATTGCTCAACATCACACCAGACCACATAGATAGACATGGAAGTATGAATAACTACATAGCAACTAAATTAAAACTGATAAACAGTAGCAAGATTGCCGTGATAGGATGTGATAACAAAATTACCGCTGATGTATTCAATAAATTCACTGGGAACAAAATTCCAATTTCAGTAACATATTCCCTGGTGTCATTCCAGCGCATGACCAGAAAAGAAAAACCATTGCCAACTACTCAGATGATAGAGGGTAGTGCAAGAGATCTAATATCATTGGCAGATAACAATTTGCTTGATTATAGTGAACAGATTACTGGTATAGATCGAAATTATCTGGATCCCAGTGTCAGCTACTTGGATGACAAAAGGAGTGCTGAGATTCAGGAGATCTCGCTAAAACTAGAGAATCACAACTTATCAATGAGTGATATGAAAGTAAACCTAGTATCCAATGTGGAAAATATAGTAGCTGCACACGCTGTGTGCAAGTTACTTGGAGTAGATAGCAGCACTATTGTCAATGAAATCAAATCCTTTCCAGGGCTAAGACACAGAAATGAATTTCTTGGCAAAATACATAATGTACTTTTTATCAACGATAGCAAAGCAACCAATGCAGAATCGACCGAAAAGGCAATTTTATCTTATAAAAACATATATTGGATTGTTGGCGGAAAAAGCAAAAAAGGCGGAATAGAATCATTAAGCAAGCATTTCACCAAGATTAGAAAAGCTTTTCTTATTGGAGAATCAACTGAAGTTTTTGCAAACATTATGGAGAACAAAATAGATTATATGAAGTGCTATAATCTAGAAAACGCATTTAAACTGGCTTTTGAAGAGGCCATAAATAGCAAAGAAGAAGTAGCGATATTACTTTCTCCTGCATGTTCTTCTTTTGATCAGTGGAAAAATTTTGAAGAGCGCGGTGAAGCATTTTGCAGAATGTTTGAAAATCTCAGGTATAATTATATGTGA
- a CDS encoding COQ9 family protein encodes MEQKLIVDELIKVIPFEGISDATLLKVCTNLNLANSFCKFQNGIYSALEYIAEDLNSSMETEFWNSNLENMKVRERIKLAVQIRLSNYAKLQNYREFLKNVLSFSILPQNTYFSSKLLYRTVSAIWYGIHDQSTDFNYYTKRAILAGVYLSTILFFINDYSKDFADTLSFLDKRINNVMTFQKFKTRLNRMVRNFL; translated from the coding sequence ATGGAACAAAAGTTAATAGTAGATGAGTTGATTAAGGTTATTCCATTTGAAGGAATAAGTGATGCAACCTTATTGAAAGTGTGCACGAACCTTAACCTAGCCAATAGTTTTTGTAAATTTCAAAATGGAATATATAGTGCTTTGGAGTACATAGCAGAGGACTTAAATAGCTCAATGGAAACTGAATTTTGGAATTCCAATTTAGAAAATATGAAGGTAAGAGAGCGGATAAAGTTAGCTGTCCAAATACGCCTTTCAAACTATGCTAAGTTACAAAATTACAGAGAGTTTTTAAAAAATGTTTTATCATTCTCTATATTACCCCAAAATACATATTTTTCTAGTAAACTCTTGTACAGAACTGTTAGCGCGATTTGGTATGGCATTCATGATCAATCAACAGATTTTAACTACTATACAAAAAGAGCAATATTAGCTGGAGTGTACTTAAGTACGATACTTTTTTTTATCAATGATTATTCAAAAGATTTTGCAGATACCCTGTCGTTTCTTGACAAACGTATCAACAATGTCATGACATTTCAAAAGTTTAAAACCCGTTTGAATAGAATGGTAAGAAACTTCTTATAG
- a CDS encoding IS5 family transposase (programmed frameshift) has translation MRSLYPSDISREKFEIIVADLESCRKRTKPRTLDLYHVFCGVLYVLKSGCQWRMLPKEFPKWRNCYDYFKKWSEKADANKESVLELVLKKIVGVVRQNNGRKEKTSFCIIDAQSVKNADTAEEKGYDAGKKVSGIKRHIAVDTQGLPHAIYITTAEITDRSSAVRMVKNAKENLSEVKNILVDAGYTGENFATQIKATIGATVEVIKRNELHTFVVLPKRWVVERSFAWLQKCRRLWKNCERKLNTSLQMVVLAFAALLLKRL, from the exons ATGCGAAGTTTATATCCAAGTGATATAAGTCGAGAAAAGTTTGAGATTATTGTAGCAGATCTGGAGTCTTGCAGGAAGAGGACAAAGCCAAGAACACTTGATTTATATCATGTATTTTGTGGAGTGTTATACGTCTTAAAAAGTGGCTGCCAGTGGAGAATGTTACCAAAAGAGTTTCCAAAATGGCGGAATTGTTACGACTATTTTAAGAAGTGGAGTGAAAAAGCAGATGCAAATAAAGAAAGTGTTCTGGAGCTGGTATTA AAAAAAATAGTTGGCGTGGTCCGACAAAACAATGGTCGGAAAGAAAAAACCAGCTTCTGCATAATTGATGCACAAAGCGTAAAAAATGCAGATACTGCTGAAGAAAAAGGCTATGATGCAGGCAAAAAGGTTTCAGGAATAAAACGCCATATTGCGGTAGATACACAAGGTTTACCCCACGCAATTTATATAACAACGGCAGAAATAACTGATCGTAGTAGCGCTGTGAGAATGGTTAAAAATGCTAAAGAAAACCTATCTGAAGTTAAAAATATACTAGTTGATGCTGGCTACACAGGAGAAAATTTTGCAACACAAATAAAAGCAACTATTGGCGCTACCGTTGAAGTAATAAAGCGAAACGAATTACACACCTTTGTCGTATTGCCGAAAAGATGGGTTGTTGAGAGATCTTTTGCTTGGTTGCAAAAATGTAGGCGATTGTGGAAAAATTGCGAGCGGAAACTCAACACTAGCCTGCAAATGGTCGTTCTTGCTTTCGCTGCTTTGCTTCTGAAAAGATTATGA